One Methanolobus sp. WCC4 DNA segment encodes these proteins:
- a CDS encoding TIR domain-containing protein: MMNTKIIHLYIKPRSHTSSYTKLKNFISILKQESIVDSKFAIIDDDIHKKLPDSKFKNELISTHDFLKNKYNVLIIEGTPQPQSDFSKIEASTVKEFFSKGGIILHTIGNGDLNSNNLSKINQFLEALDLGLGIDTYMNENDEIIGFDRKHHFRSLKEFIINIDKKYQFNTSYHQIFNDIDKIAVSDPFHQKTNLVCRDLLHGNPTTQVVSREDLIVDNRILTFGKVNEMGGFYVLITGYLFEDYLVDFIENDNLKFGINVLNYFIKEQDERNKELEININYSNYDGANDAILKKYNEFKYDIAFSFAGEDRSIVEEIAGDLVKSSISVFYDEYEKSNLWGKRLDCYFKETYATNTRYVVPFISKHYPKKDWTNFEFSVAAAEAKKRDSEFILPIRIDNTSIVGIPDSIGYLDYNKEGKDGIVKEIQSKLEK, encoded by the coding sequence ATGATGAATACAAAAATTATACACTTATATATCAAACCTAGGTCTCATACATCATCATATACAAAATTAAAAAATTTCATATCAATATTAAAACAGGAATCTATTGTTGATAGTAAATTTGCTATTATAGATGATGATATACATAAAAAACTACCAGATAGTAAATTTAAAAATGAACTCATTTCTACACATGATTTTTTAAAAAATAAATATAATGTTTTAATAATTGAAGGAACTCCACAACCACAAAGTGATTTTTCAAAAATCGAAGCTAGTACTGTAAAGGAATTTTTCTCCAAAGGAGGGATAATACTTCACACTATTGGCAATGGAGATTTAAACTCCAATAATTTATCAAAAATAAATCAATTTTTAGAGGCATTAGATTTAGGTTTAGGTATTGACACATATATGAACGAAAATGATGAAATTATTGGTTTTGATAGAAAACATCACTTCAGAAGTTTAAAAGAGTTTATAATTAACATAGACAAAAAGTATCAATTTAATACATCATATCATCAAATATTCAACGATATTGACAAAATTGCAGTTAGTGATCCATTTCACCAGAAGACAAATTTGGTTTGTAGAGATTTACTGCATGGAAATCCGACTACTCAAGTAGTAAGTAGAGAAGACTTGATTGTTGATAATCGAATTCTCACATTTGGAAAAGTAAACGAAATGGGGGGATTCTACGTATTAATTACAGGATACTTATTTGAAGATTATTTAGTTGACTTTATAGAAAATGATAACTTAAAATTTGGCATTAATGTACTTAACTATTTTATAAAAGAACAAGACGAAAGAAATAAAGAGTTAGAAATTAACATCAATTATTCTAATTATGATGGAGCAAACGATGCTATCCTAAAAAAATATAATGAATTCAAGTATGATATTGCTTTTTCATTTGCAGGAGAAGATCGAAGTATTGTTGAAGAAATTGCTGGGGATTTAGTAAAAAGCTCAATTTCAGTTTTTTATGATGAATATGAAAAAAGCAATTTGTGGGGCAAAAGACTAGATTGCTATTTTAAAGAAACATATGCAACAAATACAAGATATGTGGTTCCTTTCATTTCAAAACACTATCCAAAAAAGGACTGGACAAATTTTGAGTTTAGCGTTGCAGCTGCAGAGGCAAAAAAAAGAGATTCTGAATTTATATTACCAATTAGAATTGACAATACATCCATAGTAGGCATTCCAGATAGTATAGGGTATTTAGACTATAATAAAGAAGGCAAAGATGGGATAGTTAAAGAAATTCAATCTAAGCTAGAAAAGTAA
- a CDS encoding B12-binding domain-containing protein, which produces MNPTKEEIIDMAKHAVIDLDESAVERIAHEALEAGISPVELIEQGFIEGMKVVGDLFEEGKSQLAQIFEASHIVESGMNVLKPTIMNSKDDVCWFGNLVVGM; this is translated from the coding sequence ATGAACCCAACAAAGGAAGAGATCATCGATATGGCAAAGCATGCCGTTATAGATCTCGACGAAAGCGCCGTCGAAAGAATAGCCCATGAAGCTCTTGAAGCAGGGATCAGTCCTGTGGAACTTATAGAACAGGGATTCATCGAAGGCATGAAAGTCGTAGGCGACCTCTTTGAAGAAGGCAAGTCACAGCTCGCCCAGATATTCGAAGCCTCCCACATCGTGGAATCAGGAATGAATGTGCTCAAGCCAACCATCATGAATTCCAAAGACGACGTCTGCTGGTTTGGCAACCTCGTTGTCGGAATGTAA